One Salvelinus sp. IW2-2015 linkage group LG4q.2, ASM291031v2, whole genome shotgun sequence DNA window includes the following coding sequences:
- the LOC111963352 gene encoding zinc finger FYVE domain-containing protein 21 isoform X3 translates to MSTVPDGKKLVRSPSGLRMVPENGAFNSPFSLNEPQWVPDKECPSCMQCDKKYDFLTRKHHCRRCGRCFCDKCCSKKVALPRMCFVDPVRQCGECSLVSQKEMDFYDKQLKVLMGGGSFIVTLGTSKTSETMMCRLSNNHRYLFFDGESHFEVELSRISSMQVLTEESTPEGGNSRASGMLLHYKPTGSQDPQQLRMEAADDKKTASSWLAAMHKAAKLLYEARDQ, encoded by the exons ATGTCTACAGTGCCTGATGGCAAGAAATTGGTCCGAAGCCCAAGTGGACTTCGAATGGTCCCGGAGAATGGAGCGTTTAACAGCCCTTTTTCGTTAAATGAACCCCAGTGGGTCCCGGACAAAGAG TGCCCAAGCTGTATGCAGTGTGACAAAAAATATGACTTCCTTACAAGAAAG CACCACTGTCGGCGGTGTGGCCGGTGTTTCTGTGATAAGTGCTGCAGTAAGAAGGTGGCTCTGCCCAGGATGTGCTTCGTCGACCCAGTCCGGCAGTGTGGCGAGTGCAGCCTGGTCTCCCAGAAGGAAATGGACTTCTATGACAAACAGCTCAAAGTGCTTATGGGAG GTGGTTCTTTTATTGTCACTTTGGGCACCTCAAAGACGTCTGAGACCATGATGTGTCGTCTCTCCAACAACCACAG gTATCTTTTCTTTGATGGGGAGAGCCATTTTGAGGTGGAACTGTCTCGGATCTCCAGTATGCAGGTGTTGACGGAGGAGTCCACTCCTGAAG GGGGAAACTCCAGGGCCAGTGGCATGTTGCTCCAttacaaacccactggctctcaGGACCCCCAGCAGTTACGCATGGAGGCAGCAGACGACAAGAAGACTGCCTCCTCATGGCTGGCTGCTATGCACAAG GCTGCCAAACTGCTGTATGAAGCTCGGGACCAGTGA
- the LOC111963352 gene encoding zinc finger FYVE domain-containing protein 21 isoform X1: MSTVPDGKKLVRSPSGLRMVPENGAFNSPFSLNEPQWVPDKECPSCMQCDKKYDFLTRKHHCRRCGRCFCDKCCSKKVALPRMCFVDPVRQCGECSLVSQKEMDFYDKQLKVLMGGGSFIVTLGTSKTSETMMCRLSNNHRYLFFDGESHFEVELSRISSMQVLTEESTPEENDIHTYTSLRDSQYISEGGNSRASGMLLHYKPTGSQDPQQLRMEAADDKKTASSWLAAMHKAAKLLYEARDQ, translated from the exons ATGTCTACAGTGCCTGATGGCAAGAAATTGGTCCGAAGCCCAAGTGGACTTCGAATGGTCCCGGAGAATGGAGCGTTTAACAGCCCTTTTTCGTTAAATGAACCCCAGTGGGTCCCGGACAAAGAG TGCCCAAGCTGTATGCAGTGTGACAAAAAATATGACTTCCTTACAAGAAAG CACCACTGTCGGCGGTGTGGCCGGTGTTTCTGTGATAAGTGCTGCAGTAAGAAGGTGGCTCTGCCCAGGATGTGCTTCGTCGACCCAGTCCGGCAGTGTGGCGAGTGCAGCCTGGTCTCCCAGAAGGAAATGGACTTCTATGACAAACAGCTCAAAGTGCTTATGGGAG GTGGTTCTTTTATTGTCACTTTGGGCACCTCAAAGACGTCTGAGACCATGATGTGTCGTCTCTCCAACAACCACAG gTATCTTTTCTTTGATGGGGAGAGCCATTTTGAGGTGGAACTGTCTCGGATCTCCAGTATGCAGGTGTTGACGGAGGAGTCCACTCCTGAAG AGAATGACATTCACACTTACACAAGTCTGCGGGACAGTCAGTATATCTCTGAAG GGGGAAACTCCAGGGCCAGTGGCATGTTGCTCCAttacaaacccactggctctcaGGACCCCCAGCAGTTACGCATGGAGGCAGCAGACGACAAGAAGACTGCCTCCTCATGGCTGGCTGCTATGCACAAG GCTGCCAAACTGCTGTATGAAGCTCGGGACCAGTGA
- the LOC111963352 gene encoding zinc finger FYVE domain-containing protein 21 isoform X2, whose amino-acid sequence MSTVPDGKKLVRSPSGLRMVPENGAFNSPFSLNEPQWVPDKEHHCRRCGRCFCDKCCSKKVALPRMCFVDPVRQCGECSLVSQKEMDFYDKQLKVLMGGGSFIVTLGTSKTSETMMCRLSNNHRYLFFDGESHFEVELSRISSMQVLTEESTPEENDIHTYTSLRDSQYISEGGNSRASGMLLHYKPTGSQDPQQLRMEAADDKKTASSWLAAMHKAAKLLYEARDQ is encoded by the exons ATGTCTACAGTGCCTGATGGCAAGAAATTGGTCCGAAGCCCAAGTGGACTTCGAATGGTCCCGGAGAATGGAGCGTTTAACAGCCCTTTTTCGTTAAATGAACCCCAGTGGGTCCCGGACAAAGAG CACCACTGTCGGCGGTGTGGCCGGTGTTTCTGTGATAAGTGCTGCAGTAAGAAGGTGGCTCTGCCCAGGATGTGCTTCGTCGACCCAGTCCGGCAGTGTGGCGAGTGCAGCCTGGTCTCCCAGAAGGAAATGGACTTCTATGACAAACAGCTCAAAGTGCTTATGGGAG GTGGTTCTTTTATTGTCACTTTGGGCACCTCAAAGACGTCTGAGACCATGATGTGTCGTCTCTCCAACAACCACAG gTATCTTTTCTTTGATGGGGAGAGCCATTTTGAGGTGGAACTGTCTCGGATCTCCAGTATGCAGGTGTTGACGGAGGAGTCCACTCCTGAAG AGAATGACATTCACACTTACACAAGTCTGCGGGACAGTCAGTATATCTCTGAAG GGGGAAACTCCAGGGCCAGTGGCATGTTGCTCCAttacaaacccactggctctcaGGACCCCCAGCAGTTACGCATGGAGGCAGCAGACGACAAGAAGACTGCCTCCTCATGGCTGGCTGCTATGCACAAG GCTGCCAAACTGCTGTATGAAGCTCGGGACCAGTGA